TTCTTATTTGACAATACAatatttaagcatttattttacaatattttagcCTAAGTGCAAACCTGGTGTATTTGTTGTCAATATTCCACTACACTTTAAATTGACCATTAGTTCCATTGGTGTCTTCAGCATATTTTAAAAACAGTTGTGGatcttacaaaaaaaataatcataattataataataaatcgaaCCAAATAGTAACCAAATTACAGATTTCATGATtcacttcaaaattttggtatcaAAGCATTAACATCTCAATAAGTAAAACTTGCGAAAACGTCACAGAGTCACAGTGCTTTGCTTACACTCTTCAGAAAGtcaacctataaatggcttatttatagtagtctctgtatattaagctgggagAGGAGAAACAGTTTTAacaagtcaaaaaaaaaaaaaaaaacactattcttTTTAACTGAGTGCTTGGCTCAAACTCTCCCTTGGGCACTTTAAAACTAATCTAATATTTATGACCAGGGTAATAGTGATgggcacaaaaaaaaacacccacacaccctaacacaaataaacaaacccaGAGCTCTCAGACATACAACATACTCAATTTACAGATCATAAACCATTATCAGTTTTGTGATCATTCTATGGACTGAGGACAATAAGAAGCTCAGACAAAGACAGCACATCTGGACCTGCAGTGGTGTAAACAGAGGGTCGTATTCCGTCTGGCAGCCCACTGACACCAGCACTTTGGGCAGGGTCACTGGGGGAGGTAGAGGGGTGGGTatgggtgtgggtgtgggaggGGGTGCCGGACTGGGCTTTGGGCTGGGAGCCGGAACTTCCATGGGTTCAGGGGTTGGGATCTTGGGAAGAACCGGAGGAGGTCGGGGAGGAGGAGTGGGCTCTCTTGGAGGGGGTGAGGGGGCAGGTGGTGGTGGGGGCGGGGGCAAAGGGGCAGGAGCTGCTTTGACTGGAATTGGACGCTTCGGTTCCTCGACAGGGGGAGGGGGTCGAGGAAGCGGGAGTGGTTGAGGAGGTAGGATCACCTTCCTCTGAGGAAGAGGAGACTCGGGGGGTATAATTATCTGGACACAGATCAGACAGGAGAGAAAGATGGAAAGTAGGAATGAAGAAAAAAGAAGCAGGTGATTACAGGAGAGAAAGTGCAATGAAATTAAGCAAATGACTGATTATTTGAATGGAAATAGAATTGGGTAAATCCAGGAACTATGGCTCCTTCTTGTCTACCTTATCCACATCCCTGTTATGCTCTTCCCATGAGCGCTTGGGGTTGGACATTACGATTACGCCTTCTGTCAGCCAATCATCCGGCTGCTGCTTTTTTGGGCGCTCTTTTCGTGCAATTCCCAGCTTGCCCTGCAGTTCCTCAATGAGCCGGTCCTGGGAGTTGCTCTTGTGAAATAAGATGGGACCCATCTTCCTACGTATAAGGCCGTCCCGGTACATGGGGTGGACGTTGGGAATCTCCTTGGTGCGTTTAATCACTGATTTGAGCTGAGACAGTAGCACAGTACACTCTTTGTTATGCCACATGCTTCAACTAGAGAACAATTTCCCAATAGCACACACCAAGAACTACCAAGAAACTAGGGGAGCATTCAGATGTAATCCAGGTGCAGACAACTAtttctaaaatgtataattaGGAGTTTCAACTAATGGTCTAGGTTATCCTTGGTAATCAAGGTACTATTGGTTATCAAGCAAACAAAGGTACCAATTTTACCACTGGCTGTCAAGCACACACAGCAACACTAAAATTCAGTTGCATCTGCTTTTGTCAAGACTTGGAGTGTAAACTAAAGCCAAAATGGGAATTACAGGGTGCAATGTTAGGGACAATAATGAAGTTTCACCTTCCATTGAAACACATTTCAATCGCATGCTTGCAATTAAAACAATGCAGGCCTTGTTTGGATGAACACCAGACCAATTCTTTCCATTTTCATTCAACAAGCATTGCAGACTCAACCGTACGTGTCCAGAGGCAGAGATCCTGTCCATGGTGCCCGCCATATAAAGCATGGGAAGATCCATCTGGGCATCTGGAGTTCCAGGGCAAGATGATGGAGTGAGCGAGTCATCCATCCAGCTTGCTTCAGTCATGGGGGTCATAGAGCCATCTGGTCCTTCGTAGGCCATCTTCAGCTCCATGTCAGCCCAGTCAAGATCACTCCTGCAGTCTGACTGGTCTTCCAAGAGACCGTCCCCTACCTCACTCTCCGTGTGAGTGTCAGGATGGAAATCACTGCGATCTGACACCATTATTGTCTCCTCGTAGATCTCTGGTTGTGTTTCCGAGTTGAGATGTCGAGACACTGAGTGAGCGACTGGAGCCTCCATCTCAGGCTTGTTGAAGCTCATGGCCAGAAGCTTATCCAAGGCATCGTTAAGAGATGGCTCAAGGGTTTTCTGAGAGAAAGCAGAGTCAAGCTGATCTGAAGAAGGTTTTGGGCTGGGTGACTTGGGAACTGATAGAGATGAAACGGAGGGGAGGACGAGAGAGGATGACGCAGCTTTGGGAATGGACTGAAATGGTACAACAGGTGATTTGTTGACTGCAGGAAGAGCAGACAGCGTAGATCTGGGAATAGATGGGATTGGGCTTGGAGTTAAAGGTTTTGGTTCAGAGCTGGATAGAAATAGATCAATAGATGCTGGTGTCACCATTGGACTATCTGGAGTTCTGTTTATCACTGGAGCACTTGTTGGACTAGGAGACTTGGTGAATGGTGAATATGATCTCAGCACAGAATTTGTCATATACACTGAAGGGTTCCCCTCCTTGACAGGACAACTGTCATGACCTCCAGGTATGCCAAAGGACGATTTGGTTGTTGTGGTGGTTATGTTCTGAGACAGAACCACTAGAGACTCCACCTGGGAGGAGAGCAGGGATGCAGAAACCTCAATGATAGAATCGAGGTCTGAATCAGGAGCCGGAGAAAACCGAGGGCTGGAAGCTACAGGTGGAGACAGCCGAGGGGAAGGGGCTGGCTTTGGGATGCCTCTGGTTGTTGTGGTTCCTGGTTCACCAGAATCCTCCACAATGTGCAGCTCCAAGTTTACAGAAGATGAGAGACCAGGGGAATACCGGCTAGGTTCTGCTCGGTGGGTAGGGGACAGGGATTTGGACAGTAGAGTCGCAGGAGCCGGGTGAATTTCAGCAATGGTAATAGTTTGCTCAAACAGTGGCTCAGAGTTCAAGGAGCCCAAAGAACTTGGCTAGAAGATATAGAGAAGGTACAGGAGAAGACAGAGGGAAAAAACACGTAAAGTGAGTAAAGGTAAGTTATGATTTAagttttcctttttgggtaaacaattccTTTACGAAAAAGCTTTAATGAGATGTACAGCTGAGAGACAAACACAGAAGAAATAGCATTGAAGTAATGAGATGGAATTGAAGCTAGGAGTGATAATCAAGCAGGAAAAGATTtacaagtaaacaaacaggcataTATTGTTATGGATAAATGAAGACCAGCCAGATTGTTGAGCTACATGTCCTGAAAATAGATCACCCTATCAACACAGTTTATCACACATTTCCAAACACCACGTCTCTGCAACTCACTTACTGTCATACCGCATACTGTCCTGCTAAATCTGTTCCATTTCACCCACACTCTACAGGGCaaagacacatacacaaactTGCTACAGGTCGCAAGCATACGGACACACTCTCACATTGCTCATTTCACCTTAAAATCAGATAGGCAAGCCATGAGTTCATCCAGTTCTCGTGTAGCTGAGGTGGCTGATATTCTGCCCTGCTGCTCAGAAGGTGTGTCCACCTGTCCGTCTGTCAAATCGCTGGTCAATGCGCAAGGAATGGGCCTGTTTGTATAAATTACAGCATTCTATTAAATTGCATATCCATATCATCTTTGACTTGAGAAATCTGGTGATGTTCTTACATTGGGGAAGGCACAGAGGTCTCTAACTCATTCAGAAGACTCTCCACAGTTGGGCGGCTGTCCTCTATCCCCTTTGTTCCATTTCTCTGAGGTATGTCCTGGGTGGCAGGAGTCAGCATAATGCCTGGATGGGCTCCATTCTCCTGGATATAATGGGCAACACTGCAGGGTGGTAATGGAGGCGCTGCGTCCTCTACAGAGAGTGAGTAACCGTTTACAATTACAGATAATCCGACAATGGCTCTTCAAATAGACACAATCTGATAGAGTATCTACAATGATTACACTTTTTAGGCATAATCACAGCAATATCAATATTCTTTCCCGTGTTTATTTGTGTGCATACCTGTACTGGAATAAGACGGTGCATTCTGCTGGACTGCATTGAGTTCCAAAAGCAGGCGGTCCAGTTCAGAAAGGTTGCTGCCCAGGGCAGAGGTCATGGCTGCCGCCGATGAGTCAGAGTGCTTCTGTTTGTTAGGAAAACTGGACAAAAAGTTGCATTTAGACCAGTTCAGTCAGATTGAAGATTGaaggcagaatgttaaggacttTCTTTACTTTCCTTGtatcttttgtccatacaatgaaagtgaatggcaaaCGAGACTGAACATTTTGTCCAATATCTGCTAACATTCTGCTGAAATTATCTGTTAACGTTGATCATTTTTGGCTTAAATACCTCTTTATCTAATTTAATCAAAATGAAATACGTTCCTGTTGTACTATTATTCACCTGTAAACGTGGTCTTCTTCAGTATTAGAGGCTGGTGGACTGCTGTCCCGAGACAACGTGCTTTTATGGGCAGAGCCTAAAGACTGAATTAAACAGAAGGAAAACAGAACAGTGTAAATTTTTATTGTCACCATGAtcacaaatgtaataataatacagcATAACTATCAAACAATACTCCTAACAGACTACACCCATTAAAATAACAAGACGCGTTGAAGAGATTGATAATATTACATGCCAGATGCAGATAGCTTATTTTGGAAAGTCCTGATATAGTCATACCTGTTCCGAGGAGTGCTGTGAGTCAGGACGGGGAGAGAGCGATCCGTTCAGAGCCTCAGCTGAGGGTGGAGGGGGCAGAGGCGGAGGAAGGGAGTCATCTTGATAAATGTTCGCCCCAGTGTGGTTGGAATATGGAGTCTCTTCGGGAAGAAACACAGGGCACTTGGAGATATGAGCGGTAGAAGACTCGAGATCTGCAAGCAATGCGTCTGTACAGaaagatgaaataaaaaattattttcacacactgcctttAAAAGTTAAGTATAACACTTCGGCCAATTGCTGCAGATGGTCTTTATtcaatatttgttgtaaaatgtgaaatgatttaaaaaaatggtgcaaatcttttctcccaatttggaacgcccaatgcccacttcttagtaggtcctcgtggtggtgcggttacctcaatccgggtggcggaggacaagtctcagttgcctctgcttctgaaaccgtcaatccgtgcatcttatcacatgactcgttgtgcatgacagcgtggagactcacagcatgcggaggctcatgctactctccgcgttccacgcacaactcaccacacgccccattgagagcaataacaactaatcgtgaccacgaggaggttaccccttgtgactctaaccttcttagcaaccgggccaatttggactCTACCCAGGTATTGTTTAGAATACCTGTGtagagtcactcaacacgccctggatttgaacacaCGACTCTGTGTtaataatcgctgagctacccagagcAATTCTTGGATTAAAGCATGGGCTATAGATTATGGTAGTATTAGTTGTATATGGTAGAGTTCATCACAAGTTTGTAGAGTTGTTTATTAATTATATCCATTCACATTCAAATCTATAATAATCCAATCAAACTCTGAACGAGCCAGCACCGAGATGAGTTTGGTGGAAATAAATTAGTCAGACACGAAACATGTGAAGAAGACTCTCCACTGGATTTCATCTTAACATCCAAAACTTTTCAAGTCATCGCTGCATGACCTTGTCGGTGTGGACCACAGGCGTATTTGAGTGGTCCAGAcgtttctattttattttgtaaaaaaataaaaaacatagcaTGGAAAAATGGTTgctatattcatttaaatgtctAAGCTACAAAGcactttttaaacatttgtgaacATTTCTGGGTTGCCTAGGTTGAAGTTACATGTAATTGTATACAGCCTAATTGATGTTTGTAAAGGTTTGTGACACtagtgttatatttatatttatttattgttgtaaaCCAAAGTTAAATTTAGTGCATCATAAATGCGTTccatcatatctatctatctatctatctacacacacacacacacacacacacacacacacacacacacacacacacacacacacacacacacacaccatttaaaccacctgtctaatattgtgtaggtcccccttgtgccgccaaaagccacctggtaaaaaatatttttacgttAAGCCAGTCATTCCTAGAAATGCACAAGGAAAATGCTTGATGTGGCTTGGTTTCTCTTCGGAGGAAAAAACCTCACCGAAACTCCACGCTTTGCATTTAATTGGGTCATCCATTCATTTGTTGTCAGTTTCCTTATTTCAAACAAGGCCACTGATGTtatgttttttcattttaatgGTTTTCTAAGGAAAAATCTTGATGCAATACTATgctgtaaaatagctcaaggatgggcaaggaggaggcgagaaccggcttgtcaatataaatgataatttaatgaaaacttaaaccaaaacacataaacaaacacacacgacggacatgcccataattctctctctctcgaaccatcgtcaccggccgccttaatccctcgcgtgcctcatcaggccgattggggaccgggcgcgcgatattctgatcggccgcgccccccctccgctccacatatgcACTTTGTGTTTAGATTATGAGCTCTTGATGTTTTTATGTAGTGAATAAGACAAAGGAAAGTGTTTTCTCTTCCTGGTCATGTTTTGAGTAACAATAAAGCCACGTTAAGCATTTTAATATCATCTGAAATATATAAACAGAAGCATATTAAAATTGAGTGCTATGTATTGAGTGGTATCTATACATCAATATAATCTGAATGTGCATaccaaataaaattgcttttagTAACTGAATCAAAAGTGGTTTATCGGCATGtgtacagtacacacaaaataaaaatggcttgtCCATGTTTGACGTGCCTCCTGCCTGCGAGAGAGATTCACGGATCCCCGGCCAAGCACAAGCCGTGCATCGGTTTCAGAACGAGAAAGGACTGGTGAGAAATTAGCGATTTTTATAttcattatacactcacctagaactttattaggaacacctgtacacctacttattcatttgattatctaatcagccaatcatgtggcagcaatgcactgcataaaatcatgcaaatatgggtcaggagcttcagttaatgttcacatcaaccatcacaattgggaaaattggtggcatgattgttggtgccagacaggctggtttgactggtataactgctgatctccttggattttcatgcacaacagacactatagtctctagagtttactcagaatggtgccaaaaacaaaaaacatacagtcagtggcagttctgtggacagaaacacactgttgatgaaaaaggtcaacggagaatggccagacaggtttgagctgccagaaaggctacagtaactcagataaccactctgtacatttgtagtgtgcagaatagcatctaagaatgcaaacacatcgaaccttgaggcgaatgggctacgacagcagaagaccatattgggaactatttttaggaccatagagttcctaataaagttctaggtgagtgtaaatttcaatacatccacataatttcccttccttgtgatgccatctatttagtgaagtgcaccagtccctcctgcagcaaagcacccctacaacatgctgccacccccatgcttcatagttaggatggtgttcttcggcttgcaagcctcaaaccttttcctccaaacataaagatggtcattatggacaaatttctccaaaaagtaagatctttgtccccatgtgctcttgcaaactgtagtctggcttttttatggtggttttggagcagtggcttcttccttgctgagcagcctttcaggttatgttgatataggactcgttctactgtggatatagatacttatctaccagtttcctccagcatcttcacaaggtcct
This window of the Xyrauchen texanus isolate HMW12.3.18 chromosome 27, RBS_HiC_50CHRs, whole genome shotgun sequence genome carries:
- the pxnb gene encoding uncharacterized protein pxnb isoform X1, whose amino-acid sequence is MDDLDALLADLESSTAHISKCPVFLPEETPYSNHTGANIYQDDSLPPPLPPPPSAEALNGSLSPRPDSQHSSEQSLGSAHKSTLSRDSSPPASNTEEDHVYSFPNKQKHSDSSAAAMTSALGSNLSELDRLLLELNAVQQNAPSYSSTEDAAPPLPPCSVAHYIQENGAHPGIMLTPATQDIPQRNGTKGIEDSRPTVESLLNELETSVPSPMPIPCALTSDLTDGQVDTPSEQQGRISATSATRELDELMACLSDFKPSSLGSLNSEPLFEQTITIAEIHPAPATLLSKSLSPTHRAEPSRYSPGLSSSVNLELHIVEDSGEPGTTTTRGIPKPAPSPRLSPPVASSPRFSPAPDSDLDSIIEVSASLLSSQVESLVVLSQNITTTTTKSSFGIPGGHDSCPVKEGNPSVYMTNSVLRSYSPFTKSPSPTSAPVINRTPDSPMVTPASIDLFLSSSEPKPLTPSPIPSIPRSTLSALPAVNKSPVVPFQSIPKAASSSLVLPSVSSLSVPKSPSPKPSSDQLDSAFSQKTLEPSLNDALDKLLAMSFNKPEMEAPVAHSVSRHLNSETQPEIYEETIMVSDRSDFHPDTHTESEVGDGLLEDQSDCRSDLDWADMELKMAYEGPDGSMTPMTEASWMDDSLTPSSCPGTPDAQMDLPMLYMAGTMDRISASGHLKSVIKRTKEIPNVHPMYRDGLIRRKMGPILFHKSNSQDRLIEELQGKLGIARKERPKKQQPDDWLTEGVIVMSNPKRSWEEHNRDVDKIIIPPESPLPQRKVILPPQPLPLPRPPPPVEEPKRPIPVKAAPAPLPPPPPPPAPSPPPREPTPPPRPPPVLPKIPTPEPMEVPAPSPKPSPAPPPTPTPIPTPLPPPVTLPKVLVSVGCQTEYDPLFTPLQIMSQGKTPHTQVNKLDNMLGSLQSDLHKLGVQTVSKGVCGACCKPIVGQVVTAMGRTWHPEHFVCTHCQEEIGSRNFFEREGQPYCERDYHHLFSPRCYYCNGPILDKVVTALDRTWHPEHFFCAQCGAFFGPEGFHEKDGKAYCRKDYFDIFAPKCGGCARAILENYISALSCLWHPECFVCRECFTPFINGSFFEHDGQPYCEVHYHSRRGSLCSGCQKPITGRCITAMGKKFHPEHFVCAFCLKQLNKGTFKEQNDKPYCQGCFIKLFS
- the pxnb gene encoding uncharacterized protein pxnb isoform X2, encoding MDDLDALLADLESSTAHISKCPVFLPEETPYSNHTGANIYQDDSLPPPLPPPPSAEALNGSLSPRPDSQHSSEQSLGSAHKSTLSRDSSPPASNTEEDHVYSFPNKQKHSDSSAAAMTSALGSNLSELDRLLLELNAVQQNAPSYSSTEDAAPPLPPCSVAHYIQENGAHPGIMLTPATQDIPQRNGTKGIEDSRPTVESLLNELETSVPSPMPIPCALTSDLTDGQVDTPSEQQGRISATSATRELDELMACLSDFKPSSLGSLNSEPLFEQTITIAEIHPAPATLLSKSLSPTHRAEPSRYSPGLSSSVNLELHIVEDSGEPGTTTTRGIPKPAPSPRLSPPVASSPRFSPAPDSDLDSIIEVSASLLSSQVESLVVLSQNITTTTTKSSFGIPGGHDSCPVKEGNPSVYMTNSVLRSYSPFTKSPSPTSAPVINRTPDSPMVTPASIDLFLSSSEPKPLTPSPIPSIPRSTLSALPAVNKSPVVPFQSIPKAASSSLVLPSVSSLSVPKSPSPKPSSDQLDSAFSQKTLEPSLNDALDKLLAMSFNKPEMEAPVAHSVSRHLNSETQPEIYEETIMVSDRSDFHPDTHTESEVGDGLLEDQSDCRSDLDWADMELKMAYEGPDGSMTPMTEASWMDDSLTPSSCPGTPDAQMDLPMLYMAGTMDRISASGHVRLSLQCLLNENGKNWSGVHPNKACIVLIASMRLKCVSMEGETSLLSLTLHPVIPILALVYTPSLDKSRCN